The genomic interval GGCGAGCTCGGTCAGGCCCCGGGCGAGCATCTCCGCGTCCAGGTGACAGCCGGCGCCGGTGTTGATCTGCACGACCTTGCTGCCCGTCGACCGGATCCGCTGCGCGTCGAGCCAGGTCTCCTGGTCGCCTTCGATCACCGAGGTCTCCCGGCGATCGCCGAGGTCGGTGATGGTGCGCTCGAGCAGCGTGGTCTTGCCGGAGCCCGGTGAACTCATCAGGTTGATCGCGGTCACCGCGTGCTCGGCCAGCCGGTGCCGGTTGGCCGCGGCGAGCAGATCGTTCTTCGCGAGGATGTCCTGTTCGAGCAGGACGGTCCTGGTCGGGTGGTCGTGCTCGTGCTCGTGTGGATGAGGATGGGGATGCTCGTGGTCGTGGGCATGGACCGGTTGCGGGCCGTCGACGAGGGTGACCCTCGTGCTGGCATCCTCACCCGAACACCCGCAGGTGCTGCACATGTCAACGCACCTCCACCGAGACGATCCGCAGTTCCTGACCGGCCAGAATGTCGAGATCGGCACTGCCGCAGTCGCACAGCATGATCGGGTCGTCGAGCGCGAACTCCCGTCGGCAGTCCCGACAGTACGCCCGCCCGGACGGCTCGTCGATGTCCAGCCGGGCGCCGTCCAGCCCGGTCCCCGCGGCCACGATCCCGAAGCAGAACCGGATCGAGTCGGTCACCACCCCGGACAGCCGGCCGATCTCCAGCCGGACGGCGGCGACCGGTCCGTCGCCGATCTTCTCGACGATCGCATCGACAATGCTCTCCACGATGGCGAGCTCGTGCACGCTCCCGACGGTATGCCGGGCCGTCCGGCGCGGTCCAGGGCCGAGCTCCTGCTCGGCCCGTCGTCGGCCCCGACCGCCCTGTCCGTCCCGATCAGGATCACCAGATAACGCAACTTCGGCGGCGGAGGCCGCATCGTGTGAGGTGTGAAGAACCTCATCCTGAAACGAGCCTCCGCCGCCGCAGTACTGCTGGGCGCCGTCGCTGTCGCCCCGGTCGCCTCTACCAGCACAGCGAACGCCGCGACAACCGCGGCCTGCACCATGTCTGTCGGGTCGATCACGGCGGGCGGTGACATCGCCAACACCGGGGTCACCGCGTCCTCGCCGATCAAGTCGACGCGTGGAGCCGGTCCGCACCTGTTCGCGCCGGGGCTGTCGAAGCTCGCGTCGACCTGGACCACGACGGTCGGGGTCGCGGGCGAGGACACGACGTACGGCCAGGTGATCGTGAGCGGCACGCTGTACTCCGGCGAGTACGGTCACGACTCGACCGGCAAGCCGACCAGCAGCCTGCAGTCGCTCGGCGTCGGCTACCTGGGCTACAAGGCGATCGAGTCGTCGTTCTACTGGGGCAAGACCGTGCGCGGGGCGGACTACCGGCTGCGTGGCGACGGGGTGCTGTACCGGTTCGGGGCCAAGCGTCAGGTCACGCGGTACCCGGGCTACTCGGCGGTCAAGACGATGGCGCTGATCAGCGAGACTGCGACGTACGACACCTTCCTGGCGGTCACCAACGGCGGCGCGCTCTACACCATCCACATCCCGACGAGCACGGCCGCGCCGGTGGTCAAGAAGGTCCGGACGTCCACCTGGCAGAACTTCGACGTCCTGGTCGCGGAGAAGTGCGGCACGCAGAGCACGTTGCTGACGGCGATCGACAAGGACACCGGTTCGGCGTACCTGTACGCCGTTGGTCACGCCAACGGTGCAGCGACGGTGATCCAGGGCCTCGGCAAGATCCCCGGCACCTTCAGCGACCCGGTCTACTACCTCCACACCGCCGAAGGAAACGCACCACTCTTCGGCGAGTGATCAGCGCATGACAAGGCCCCGGTGACCGTGTGGTCACCGGGGCCCTGTCGTGATCAGAAGTCTCCGCCGAAGTCTCCGCCGCCGAAGTCGAAGCCTCCGCCGTCGCCGCCTCCGCCGTCGAACGGGTTGAAGTCACCCCCGCCGTCGCCACCCCCGCCGTCGCCGCCACCATCGCCGCCGCCGTCGCCGTAGTCACCGCCGCCGTCGCCGTAGCCGCCTCCGTAGTCGCCGTACCCGCCGCCGGAGAACATGCCGCCGAGCGCGGTGCCGATGAACATGCCGGTCAGCACGCCGCCGACGCCACCGAACAGACCCTGCGCGTACGGCGAGTAGGCCGGGCCGGCCTCCCAGTACGGGACGCGCTGCGGGCCGACCATCACCTTGCGGACGTCCGGCTCGGCGCCGACGCGGACCCGCTCGGCGTCGGCCGCACAGGCCGGCACCTCACGCGGCGCACCACCGGGCGGCGACCACAGCACGTCGACCACGGACGGCCCGTGCTGCGGGTTGAAGAAGCAGGCCGGGCGGCGCTGCGGCAGCGGCTCGCCGTTCACGCGCGCCTTCACGCACGCGGCCGCGTACCGGCCGTCATCGAGGATCTCGACCACGTGCTTGATCTGGTCGGCCTGGGTGACCTGGCCGACCGCCTGCTTGGCGGACTCGTAGGAGTCCAGCGCCCGCTGGTAGTCCTGCCGTGCACCGTCGCCGAGGTCCTTGCCGACCATGTCCAGGTCGAGGTCCTGCAGCTCCTCGCCGAACCGGGTGATGTCCTCGTCCGCGGTCCGCTTCACCGCCTCGATCTCGGCGGCGGTGATCTCGTGCTGCTTCTTGGTCTGCAGCTGGGTCCGACGGTACGAGCGGTACGCCAGAACCGCGATCACCACGACAGCGATGA from Kribbella sp. NBC_00709 carries:
- the hypB gene encoding hydrogenase nickel incorporation protein HypB, translating into MCSTCGCSGEDASTRVTLVDGPQPVHAHDHEHPHPHPHEHEHDHPTRTVLLEQDILAKNDLLAAANRHRLAEHAVTAINLMSSPGSGKTTLLERTITDLGDRRETSVIEGDQETWLDAQRIRSTGSKVVQINTGAGCHLDAEMLARGLTELAPPDGSLVFVENVGNLVCPALFDLGESARVVIISVTEGADKPAKYPYMFRTADLVLLNKIDLLPYVDFDVDLCLDLIHRLKPDVEMLPVSATRGDGLDAWHEWLANRSEAAVLR
- a CDS encoding hydrogenase maturation nickel metallochaperone HypA/HybF — its product is MHELAIVESIVDAIVEKIGDGPVAAVRLEIGRLSGVVTDSIRFCFGIVAAGTGLDGARLDIDEPSGRAYCRDCRREFALDDPIMLCDCGSADLDILAGQELRIVSVEVR